In the genome of Deinococcus deserti VCD115, one region contains:
- a CDS encoding ABC transporter substrate-binding protein, whose protein sequence is MIKRSVLALTLALTTLGTASADKVITGAFDQGPGGAPQQFNPLTNTAGFTWLNKYYSTLVLYDAGFKKISGDLASSWVVGDGGKKYTFILQSGVKWHDGKPFTSKDVKFSLELANNPDSGSAFAAKFGNIRSIQTPNTRTVVVTLSKPNAALLDALTSFMILPQHELSKIPARELRTSTWWRTEPVGTGPFMWSRHVPDQYVELKANPNYYKGKPKVDRLVNRYFKEQAAAVLALKSGNIDFTYLTLDDTKTFSGSSVSILSGPSQVANYLGFNNASDQFKDIRVRQAMLHAIDRNTIIKQLYGGGAELAYCPVTNSRYVPKSVNKYAYDPAKARQLLQAAGWNSSQNIEVITYYTDQLSKDVLVTLQQMFAQVGLKITPRFLDTPTYNQVTNGTAFQMVYAGIGNGPDPDTLYPSLHSDFMPPNGTNRMRVNLPAVNKLFEQGQETAAVAARTKAYQNVCSLVNEQLPWATLWTAKRFGGATKDLVNFVWTPAPGGGRYDDQAHLWDIK, encoded by the coding sequence ATGATCAAGCGTTCCGTGCTGGCCCTCACCCTCGCCCTGACCACCCTGGGCACCGCCTCCGCCGACAAGGTCATCACTGGCGCCTTCGATCAAGGCCCAGGAGGCGCACCGCAACAGTTCAACCCGCTCACCAATACCGCCGGGTTCACCTGGCTGAACAAGTACTACTCCACCCTCGTGCTGTATGACGCCGGGTTCAAGAAAATCAGTGGTGACCTTGCCAGCTCCTGGGTGGTCGGGGACGGCGGCAAGAAATACACTTTTATCCTGCAAAGCGGCGTGAAATGGCACGACGGCAAACCCTTCACCAGCAAGGACGTCAAATTCAGTCTTGAACTCGCCAACAACCCGGACTCCGGCAGCGCATTCGCTGCGAAGTTCGGCAACATCCGAAGCATCCAGACTCCCAATACACGGACGGTCGTCGTGACCCTGAGCAAGCCCAACGCGGCGTTGCTCGACGCCCTGACCAGCTTCATGATCCTGCCTCAGCACGAACTCTCAAAAATCCCCGCCCGGGAACTGCGCACCTCCACCTGGTGGCGTACCGAACCCGTCGGAACCGGCCCATTCATGTGGAGCCGTCACGTGCCTGACCAGTACGTCGAACTCAAAGCCAACCCCAATTACTACAAAGGCAAACCCAAAGTTGACCGGCTGGTGAACCGTTACTTCAAGGAGCAGGCGGCCGCTGTCCTGGCCCTGAAGAGCGGCAACATCGACTTCACGTACCTGACCCTGGACGACACCAAAACATTCAGTGGCAGCAGCGTCAGCATTCTGAGCGGCCCCAGCCAGGTGGCCAACTACCTCGGCTTCAACAACGCCAGCGACCAGTTCAAAGACATTCGCGTCCGGCAGGCCATGTTGCACGCCATCGACCGCAACACCATCATCAAACAACTGTACGGCGGCGGCGCGGAGCTGGCTTACTGCCCCGTCACAAACAGCCGCTACGTGCCCAAAAGCGTCAATAAGTACGCTTACGACCCCGCCAAGGCCCGGCAACTGCTTCAGGCCGCCGGATGGAACAGCAGTCAGAACATCGAAGTCATCACGTACTACACCGACCAGCTCAGCAAGGACGTTCTGGTGACCTTGCAGCAGATGTTCGCGCAAGTGGGCCTCAAAATTACCCCACGCTTCCTGGACACCCCCACCTACAATCAGGTCACCAACGGCACGGCCTTCCAGATGGTGTACGCGGGAATCGGCAACGGCCCTGACCCGGATACGCTCTACCCCAGCCTGCATTCGGACTTCATGCCCCCGAACGGCACCAACCGCATGAGGGTCAACCTGCCAGCCGTGAACAAGCTGTTCGAGCAGGGGCAGGAGACCGCAGCCGTAGCCGCCCGCACCAAGGCGTACCAGAACGTGTGCAGTCTCGTGA
- a CDS encoding FadR/GntR family transcriptional regulator, with translation MTTKVPAYRQAQIAIKRYIEEHHLRPGDLLPSESQLAKDMGMSRLSLREGVKTLEAVGILEARQGEGLYVKAFTFDSIFENLPYSFASDGKSLRDLLQVRTALEEGLVGMVVSHTTPQQIDQLHRLAQQMIDKAKRGETFEDEDREFHLVLYRPLHNLFLNRLVELFWEVFRRLHGSAGATHWNLEQTAQDHMAIVDALRQRKPAKVTQAMHAHFQQINERLAPSTDTTLVTDVRSTPAS, from the coding sequence ATGACCACCAAAGTACCCGCCTACCGCCAGGCACAAATCGCCATCAAACGCTACATCGAAGAACACCACCTGCGACCCGGCGATCTGCTTCCTTCCGAAAGCCAGCTGGCCAAAGACATGGGCATGAGCCGCCTGTCCCTGCGCGAAGGCGTGAAGACCCTGGAAGCCGTCGGCATCCTCGAAGCCAGACAAGGCGAAGGCCTGTACGTCAAAGCCTTCACCTTCGACAGCATCTTCGAAAACCTGCCCTACTCCTTCGCCAGCGACGGGAAATCCCTGCGCGACCTGTTGCAGGTCCGCACTGCCCTCGAAGAAGGGCTCGTCGGCATGGTCGTCAGCCACACCACCCCGCAACAGATTGACCAGCTCCACCGTCTCGCCCAGCAGATGATCGACAAAGCCAAGCGCGGCGAGACCTTCGAGGATGAAGACCGCGAATTCCACCTCGTGCTCTACCGCCCCCTGCACAACCTCTTCCTCAACCGCCTCGTCGAACTGTTCTGGGAAGTGTTCCGCCGACTGCACGGCAGCGCTGGCGCCACCCACTGGAACCTCGAACAGACCGCTCAGGACCACATGGCCATCGTCGACGCCCTGCGTCAGAGAAAACCAGCCAAGGTCACGCAGGCCATGCACGCCCACTTCCAGCAGATCAACGAACGCCTCGCTCCATCCACCGACACCACGCTCGTCACTGACGTCCGCTCCACCCCCGCATCCTGA